The following proteins come from a genomic window of Shewanella halifaxensis HAW-EB4:
- a CDS encoding Rieske 2Fe-2S domain-containing protein produces MATAQEYRLGEFDFPRGWFMIATAEDINTHKPLAVRFFGRDFALYRGQATGRVVLLDAYCPHMKTHLAAENNTSYVIIDGGGTNIDGDGIRCPYHAWRFGPDGQCDDIPYHDGPIPKSACVKSWPVTESLGAIWVWHDPEGADPEWDHPSLPQWNDDSWVNWQFDDLGILEQHPQEVIDNICDYGHLSPIHGSTVQRYENEFKGHQAIQRQCGPHRTLVSDDGGSPILHTDTCYHGPGVLISKMTGFYDAILMITHTPVEDGSVRVWHALLVKSPNGHEVVTVEDSIAARQFQQASRLAFEQDFEVWTNKAPCLNGLFIPSDGPFMKARIWYKQFYNPKARRAEFLDKCEGVYVPKGTEPYTIS; encoded by the coding sequence ATGGCAACAGCACAGGAATACCGTTTAGGAGAATTCGACTTCCCTAGAGGCTGGTTTATGATAGCCACCGCCGAGGACATTAATACCCATAAGCCTTTAGCCGTTAGATTTTTTGGGCGAGATTTTGCTCTATACCGTGGTCAAGCAACTGGCAGAGTTGTACTACTCGATGCGTACTGCCCTCATATGAAAACGCATTTGGCAGCAGAAAATAATACTTCTTATGTGATCATTGACGGTGGCGGAACTAATATCGACGGTGACGGGATCCGTTGTCCTTATCATGCATGGCGCTTTGGGCCTGATGGGCAATGTGATGATATTCCTTACCATGACGGCCCTATCCCTAAAAGTGCTTGTGTAAAGTCATGGCCCGTAACAGAAAGCTTGGGAGCTATTTGGGTTTGGCATGATCCAGAAGGCGCTGATCCAGAGTGGGATCATCCCTCTTTGCCGCAATGGAACGATGACTCTTGGGTAAACTGGCAATTTGATGACCTTGGTATACTTGAGCAACATCCACAAGAAGTTATTGATAACATATGTGATTATGGACATCTTAGCCCTATTCACGGTTCAACAGTACAACGTTATGAGAATGAGTTTAAAGGCCATCAAGCCATTCAACGACAATGTGGGCCCCACCGTACCCTAGTCAGTGATGATGGCGGAAGCCCCATTCTACATACCGATACTTGTTACCACGGACCGGGGGTTCTCATATCTAAGATGACAGGGTTTTATGATGCAATCCTGATGATCACGCATACACCAGTAGAAGACGGTTCAGTGAGAGTTTGGCACGCGTTATTAGTGAAGTCACCTAATGGTCACGAAGTTGTTACTGTTGAAGATAGCATCGCGGCCCGCCAATTTCAGCAAGCAAGTCGTCTCGCCTTTGAGCAGGATTTCGAAGTCTGGACCAATAAAGCGCCTTGTTTAAATGGGCTCTTTATCCCTAGTGACGGACCATTTATGAAAGCTCGTATCTGGTATAAGCAGTTTTACAATCCTAAAGCACGCAGAGCTGAGTTTTTGGATAAATGTGAGGGTGTTTATGTGCCCAAAGGGACTGAACCTTACACAATATCTTAA
- a CDS encoding coniferyl aldehyde dehydrogenase → MTTPVNSLAQLLTQQKQAHLVSPNPTASERKARIQQVIDLLVASHSALVTAMEEDFGGRSQGFSLMNDVLGSLGSLKHTRDNLEDWMAAENRQPFAPYDQLGAKAEVSFQAKGSVGIIGTWNAPLYTLLSPLACALGAGNRAILKPSELTPRTAQTIAELFAKFISPEIVTVVTGGAEIGADFAALPFDHIVFTGSTNIGRKVMSAAAKNLTPVTLELGGKSPAIISASANIDQACYRLAIAKGTNGGQICVSPDIIYLHEENLEQGLTTLKQVFSTLYPSISHNQDLVPMVNQAHFERVESYIEEAKAKGARVESSHDTLADPITRRAPLRIIVNPTNDCDIMQHEIFGLAVVIKTYLEIDTVINDINSRDNPLALYYFGQNSEEQVKVLSLTRSGGVTINDALMHAAMHDAPFGGTGGSGIGHYHGKEGFLEFSHMKTVLTMPDYDPRAEWGMLPPYHEGFKAVMESQITAD, encoded by the coding sequence ATGACAACACCAGTAAATAGCCTCGCTCAATTATTAACGCAGCAAAAGCAAGCGCATCTTGTTAGCCCAAACCCAACTGCAAGTGAACGTAAGGCGAGAATTCAACAAGTTATCGATTTATTAGTGGCTAGTCATAGCGCTTTGGTGACTGCAATGGAGGAGGATTTTGGTGGTCGCAGCCAAGGTTTTTCACTAATGAACGACGTATTGGGTTCATTAGGCTCACTAAAGCATACACGAGATAATTTAGAGGATTGGATGGCTGCGGAAAATCGCCAACCGTTTGCTCCTTATGATCAGTTAGGCGCTAAAGCTGAAGTCAGCTTCCAAGCAAAAGGTTCTGTAGGCATTATTGGCACCTGGAATGCACCTTTGTATACATTATTGAGCCCTCTAGCTTGTGCGCTGGGTGCTGGCAATCGAGCAATTTTGAAACCATCTGAATTGACGCCCCGCACCGCACAAACTATTGCTGAATTATTCGCTAAATTTATTAGTCCAGAAATCGTGACCGTAGTAACAGGCGGTGCGGAGATAGGGGCTGATTTTGCAGCACTACCTTTTGATCATATAGTGTTTACAGGTAGCACCAATATTGGACGAAAAGTAATGTCTGCTGCGGCAAAAAATTTGACCCCTGTGACCTTAGAGCTTGGTGGAAAGTCACCTGCAATCATTAGTGCTAGCGCAAACATTGACCAAGCTTGCTATCGTTTAGCGATTGCTAAAGGTACTAATGGTGGCCAGATTTGTGTGAGCCCAGACATTATTTATCTTCATGAAGAAAATCTAGAGCAGGGACTAACTACATTAAAGCAGGTATTTTCGACTTTATATCCTTCAATAAGTCATAACCAAGATCTCGTCCCTATGGTCAATCAAGCCCATTTTGAGCGAGTTGAGAGTTACATTGAAGAGGCAAAAGCAAAAGGTGCAAGAGTCGAGTCGAGTCATGATACCTTGGCCGATCCGATTACTCGTAGAGCACCATTACGTATCATCGTTAATCCGACTAATGATTGTGACATTATGCAGCATGAAATTTTTGGTTTAGCTGTAGTGATCAAAACCTATTTAGAGATTGATACCGTAATAAACGATATTAATAGTAGAGACAATCCGTTAGCCCTGTATTACTTTGGACAGAATAGTGAAGAGCAAGTAAAGGTTCTAAGCTTGACTCGCTCTGGTGGTGTGACTATCAATGATGCTCTAATGCATGCAGCAATGCATGATGCGCCATTTGGCGGTACTGGTGGTTCGGGAATAGGTCATTATCATGGTAAAGAAGGCTTCTTAGAGTTTAGCCATATGAAGACAGTATTAACAATGCCTGATTATGATCCTCGTGCTGAATGGGGCATGCTACCACCTTACCATGAAGGCTTTAAGGCTGTAATGGAGTCTCAAATTACTGCAGATTAA